In Phoenix dactylifera cultivar Barhee BC4 chromosome 11, palm_55x_up_171113_PBpolish2nd_filt_p, whole genome shotgun sequence, the following are encoded in one genomic region:
- the LOC103709005 gene encoding uncharacterized protein LOC103709005, translated as MDTKTMAENDQVKPFTAPSPTVNPINSDEEGGATGWRPVRYLRKRRCALWCCGCCGLTVVILGIVILILSLTVFKVKDPTLTMNSISLSGFDSGIFSGNDPGSLNATLTADISIKNPNVASFKFDNSTTEFYYHGKTVGVAYAPNGKVSAHRTVRMNVTVDVLVDQVLLRTNGTMSLITGSELSLTSYTDLNGRVDVLGIYKRHIDVRMNCSMNLEVSALSQEITNTVCAANVE; from the coding sequence ATGGATACCAAAACTATGGCGGAAAATGATCAGGTGAAGCCCTTCACGGCGCCATCCCCCACCGTCAACCCAATCAACAGCGATGAAGAAGGCGGCGCCACCGGGTGGCGACCGGTCCGTTATCTCCGCAAGCGGCGTTGCGCCCTCTGGTGCTGCGGCTGCTGCGGCCTCACCGTCGTCATCCTCGGCATCGTCATCCTCATTCTGTCCCTCACCGTGTTCAAGGTCAAAGACCCGACCCTCACCATGAACTCCATCAGCCTGAGTGGCTTCGACTCGGGTATTTTTTCGGGGAACGACCCCGGGTCGCTGAACGCGACGCTCACCGCCGACATCTCGATAAAGAACCCGAACGTGGCGTCGTTCAAGTTCGACAACAGCACCACCGAATTCTACTACCATGGAAAGACCGTCGGGGTGGCGTACGCGCCGAACGGCAAGGTTTCGGCCCACCGGACGGTGCGCATGAACGTGACGGTGGACGTGCTCGTCGACCAGGTGCTGCTGCGGACGAACGGGACGATGAGCCTGATCACGGGCAGTGAGTTGAGCCTGACGAGCTACACAGATTTAAATGGGAGGGTGGACGTGCTAGGGATTTACAAACGGCACATAGATGTGAGGATGAACTGCAGCATGAACTTGGAGGTGTCTGCCCTGTCGCAGGAGATCACGAACACGGTCTGTGCGGCCAACGTCGAGTGA
- the LOC103709004 gene encoding respiratory burst oxidase homolog protein A → MSRHERRWASDTVPGGKVLSAGSSPGSMTDGAEEFVEVTLDLQDDDTIILRSVEPASAVPHADRDSAEATPMSASSRSPSMARSSSHGRLRQFSQELKAEAVAKARQLSHELKAELKRFSWSHGHGNRAGGASSSAEASGALDSALAARAKRRQTAQLHRTRSGTQKALRGLRFISKANGVDGWNEVQSNFHKLARDGYLSRSDFAQCIGMKDSKEFALELFDALSRRRRMKAEKISKEELYEFWSQITDQSFDSRLQIFFDMVDKNEDGRIAEAEVKEIIMLSASANKLARLKEQAEEYAALIMEELDPERLGYIELWQLETLLLQKDTYLNYSQALSYTSQALSQNLAGLRKRGPIRKLSTKVGYYLEENWKRLWVMALWIGVMVGLFTWKFIQYRNRYAFEVMGYCLTTAKGAAETLKFNMALILLPVCRNSITLLRSTRLSRILPFDDNINFHKTIAAAIGVGVILHAGNHLSCDFPRLMSSSEETYEGLKRDFGDPKPSYMDLVRGPEGVTGILMVLCMLVAFTLATRWFRRSLVKLPKPFDRLTGFNAFWYSHHLFIIVYVLLVIHGQFLYLVHHWYRKTTWMYLAVPVLLYAGERTLRTFRSGYYSVRLLKVAIYPGNVLTLQMSKPPAFRYKSGQYMFVQCPAVSPFEWHPFSITSAPGDVYLSIHIRQLGDWTRELKRVFSEACEPPVAGKSGLLRADETTKKSLPKLLIDGPYGASAQDYKKYDVLLLVGLGIGATPFISILKDLLNNIVKMEEQADSISDYFPPPDQNGRVDLGTILKASRPKWTLKTTNAYFYWVTREQGSFDWFKGVMNEVAELDQRGIIDMHNYLTSVYEEGDARSALITMVQALNHAKNGVDIVSGTRVRTHFARPNWKKVFSRICSKHPYAKIGVFYCGAPVLAQELNKLCFEFNQKGTTRFDFHKEHF, encoded by the exons ATGAGCAGGCACGAGCGCCGGTGGGCGTCGGACACCGTGCCCGGAGGGAAGGTCCTCAGCGCCGGATCGTCGCCGGGGAGCATGACCGATGGCGCCGAGGAGTTCGTCGAGGTGACGCTTGACCTCCAGGACGATGACACCATCATCCTTCGCAGCGTCGAGCCCGCCTCGGCCGTGCCGCACGCCGACCGGGACTCGGCGGAGGCGACGCCGATGTCGGCATCGTCGAGGTCGCCGTCGATGGCCCGGAGCTCGTCGCACGGCCGCCTTCGCCAGTTCTCGCAGGAGCTGAAGGCGGAGGCGGTGGCCAAGGCGCGGCAGCTCTCGCACGAACTCAAGGCGGAGCTGAAGCGGTTCTCGTGGAGCCACGGGCACGGGAACCGGGCGGGCGGGGCGTCGTCCTCCGCGGAGGCGTCGGGGGCGCTGGACTCGGCCCTCGCGGCCCGGGCGAAGCGGCGGCAGACGGCGCAGCTGCACCGGACGCGGTCCGGGACGCAGAAGGCGCTCCGAGGTCTCAGATTCATCAGCAAGGCGAATGGCGTGGATGGGTGGAACGAGGTGCAGAGCAACTTCCACAAGCTCGCCCGCGACGGCTATCTCTCCCGTTCCGACTTCGCCCAATGCATAG GAATGAAGGATTCGAAGGAGTTCGCATTAGAATTATTCGATGCATTGAGCCGGAGGAGGAGAATGAAAGCAGAGAAGATAAGCAAAGAGGAGCTCTACGAGTTTTGGTCGCAGATCACTGATCAGAGCTTCGATTCTCGTCTCCAAATCTTCTTTGACAT GGTGGACAAGAACGAAGACGGACGAATTGCAGAGGCGGAAGTTAAAGAG ATAATTATGCTGAGTGCCTCTGCAAACAAGCTGGCGAGACTCAAAGAACAGGCGGAGGAATACGCAGCTCTAATCATGGAAGAACTGGATCCTGAAAGACTCGGTTATATCGAG CTATGGCAACTGGAAACCTTACTGCTTCAGAAGGACACGTACCTAAACTACAGCCAGGCACTGAGCTACACGAGCCAGGCATTGAGCCAAAACCTAGCAGGGCTGAGGAAGAGAGGGCCCATCAGGAAGCTGAGCACTAAGGTGGGATACTACTTGGAGGAGAATTGGAAGAGATTGTGGGTGATGGCACTTTGGATTGGAGTGATGGTAGGGCTGTTCACCTGGAAGTTTATTCAGTATCGGAACAGGTATGCGTTCGAGGTGATGGGGTACTGCCTCACCACGGCTAAAGGTGCTGCCGAGACGCTAAAGTTCAATATGGCTCTCATTCTCCTTCCCGTGTGCCGGAATTCCATCACTTTGCTTCGCTCCACCCGGCTTTCCCGTATCCTTCCATTCGACGACAACATCAACTTCCACAAG ACCATAGCGGCAGCAATCGGAGTAGGGGTTATACTCCACGCCGGGAACCACCTCAGCTGCGACTTCCCGCGTCTGATGTCAAGCTCAGAAGAGACGTACGAAGGCTTGAAGCGTGATTTTGGCGACCCCAAGCCAAGCTACATGGATCTGGTCCGAGGCCCCGAGGGCGTGACAGGAATCCTAATGGTTCTCTGCATGCTGGTGGCCTTCACCCTCGCCACCCGCTGGTTCCGCCGGAGCCTGGTCAAGCTCCCAAAGCCCTTCGACAGGCTAACCGGCTTCAATGCTTTCTGGTACTCCCACCATCTGTTCATCATTGTCTACGTGCTTCTCGTCATCCATGGACAATTCCTCTACCTCGTCCACCATTGGTACCGGAAAACG ACATGGATGTACCTTGCCGTTCCTGTTCTTCTGTATGCCGGGGAGAGGACTTTAAGGACCTTCAGATCCGGCTATTACTCGGTCAGACTCCTGAAG GTTGCTATATATCCGGGTAATGTTCTGACCTTGCAAATGTCCAAGCCTCCAGCATTCCGCTACAAGAGTGGGCAGTATATGTTTGTCCAATGCCCAGCGGTCTCGCCCTTTGAATG GCACCCTTTCTCAATAACTTCAGCTCCTGGGGACGTTTACCTCAGCATCCACATTAGACAACTAGGTGATTGGACACGAGAGCTCAAGCGAGTCTTCTCAGAGGCTTGTGAACCTCCAGTGGCTGGAAAGAGTGGCCTCCTCAGAGCAGATGAGACCACCAAGAAAAG CCTACCGAAGCTCTTGATAGATGGACCTTACGGTGCTTCCGCTCAGGACTACAAGAAGTATGATGTCCTGCTACTTGTCGGACTTGGAATTGGGGCGACGCCTTTCATTAGTATATTGAAGGATTTGCTTAACAACATTGTAAAAATGGAGGAGCAAGCA GATTCTATCTCGGATTACTTCCCTCCCCCGGATCAGAACGGACGGGTCGATCTGGGCACAATTCTCAAGGCATCGCGACCGAAGTGGACTCTCAAGACCACCAATGCATACTTCTATTGGGTGACTCGCGAGCAAGGCTCCTTCGATTGGTTTAAAGGCGTCATGAATGAGGTTGCCGAGTTAGATCAAAGG GGCATAATTGACATGCACAACTACCTCACAAGCGTGTACGAGGAAGGAGATGCTCGATCGGCACTCATCACCATGGTCCAAGCACTCAACCATGCTAAGAATGGTGTTGACATAGTATCTGGAACAAGA GTTAGAACACATTTTGCAAGGCCTAACTGGAAGAAGGTCTTCTCAAGAATTTGTTCCAAACACCCTTATGCCAAGATAG GGGTATTCTACTGTGGGGCACCGGTCTTGGCTCAAGAACTGAACAAGTTGTGCTTTGAGTTCAACCAGAAAGGCACCACCAGATTCGATTTTCACAAGGAGCACTTCTAG